A window of Polyodon spathula isolate WHYD16114869_AA chromosome 22, ASM1765450v1, whole genome shotgun sequence contains these coding sequences:
- the LOC121297448 gene encoding amiloride-sensitive sodium channel subunit delta-like isoform X2: MPFPEDDGVNIPPGQESDLAIVKVHVHRLKAPYASKCSNGDGIHNYYRDAYKVEYTREACKKTCGQMHIINSCGCGMWEFPVPKGMNVPFCNITNKDINHCVQLFEDKFAHNELDCSCPLQCEEEIFELTLSSSQWPSVVYMDKFARQLKSSGGKLAQVTNRIRDNLVKVVINYQQLNYELIEEAPAIRLLLIHCWMKASPRVFHKPRSSAIRFHFMPTNFISSCRLLGGHLLSLLMYLRIQSRIS; this comes from the exons GTTCATGTGCATCGACTGAAGGCCCCCTATGCTAGCAAATGCAGTAATGGAGACGGGATCCACAACTACTACCGAGATGCATACAAAGTTGAGTACACCCGGGAG GCCTGTAAGAAGACGTGTGGGCAGATGCACATCATTAACAGCTGTGGCTGTGGGATGTGGGAGTTCCCTGTTCCCAAAGGGATGAATGTGCCTTTCTGCAACATTACTAACAAGGATATTA ATCACTGTGTGCAGCTCTTCGAAGACAAGTTTGCTCACAATGAGTTGGACTGTAGCTGCCCACTGCAATGCGA GGAGGAGATATTTGAACTGACTCTGTCTTCATCCCAGTGGCCCAGTGTTGTCTACATG GATAAATTTGCAAGACAACTCAAGAGCTCCGGTGGGAAGCTAGCACAAGTAACAAACAGAATCAG agaTAATCTTGTTAAAGTTGTTATCAACTACCAGCAACTTAACTATGAGCTGATTGAGGAAGCTCCAGCCATCCGG CTGTTGTtgatccactgctggatgaaggcctccccaagagtCTTCCACAAACCACGATCCTCAGCTATCCGCTTCCACTTTATGCCAACAAACTTTATTTCATCCTGCCGTCTTCTAGGAGGGCATCTTCTTAGTCTTTTGATGTACCTTAGGATCCAGTCCAGGATTTCCTAG
- the LOC121297448 gene encoding amiloride-sensitive sodium channel subunit delta-like isoform X1, translating to MPFPEDDGVNIPPGQESDLAIVKVHVHRLKAPYASKCSNGDGIHNYYRDAYKVEYTREACKKTCGQMHIINSCGCGMWEFPVPKGMNVPFCNITNKDINHCVQLFEDKFAHNELDCSCPLQCEEEIFELTLSSSQWPSVVYMDKFARQLKSSGGKLAQVTNRIRDNLVKVVINYQQLNYELIEEAPAIRAIDLVSSIGGLVGLWIGVSICTVAEFLELLLNVIIFTVKKRLIRKNKNAPLNPYMIAHQTFKPTV from the exons GTTCATGTGCATCGACTGAAGGCCCCCTATGCTAGCAAATGCAGTAATGGAGACGGGATCCACAACTACTACCGAGATGCATACAAAGTTGAGTACACCCGGGAG GCCTGTAAGAAGACGTGTGGGCAGATGCACATCATTAACAGCTGTGGCTGTGGGATGTGGGAGTTCCCTGTTCCCAAAGGGATGAATGTGCCTTTCTGCAACATTACTAACAAGGATATTA ATCACTGTGTGCAGCTCTTCGAAGACAAGTTTGCTCACAATGAGTTGGACTGTAGCTGCCCACTGCAATGCGA GGAGGAGATATTTGAACTGACTCTGTCTTCATCCCAGTGGCCCAGTGTTGTCTACATG GATAAATTTGCAAGACAACTCAAGAGCTCCGGTGGGAAGCTAGCACAAGTAACAAACAGAATCAG agaTAATCTTGTTAAAGTTGTTATCAACTACCAGCAACTTAACTATGAGCTGATTGAGGAAGCTCCAGCCATCCGG GCGATCGATCTCGTGTCCAGTATCGGCGGCCTGGTTGGTCTGTGGATCGGAGTGTCAATCTGCACAGTGGCTGAGTTTCTGGAGCTCTTACTAAACGTCATTATTTTCACAGTGAAGAAGAGACTGATTCGGAAAAACAAGAATGCTCCATTGAATCCGTACATGATTGCTCATCAAACTTTCAAGCCAACTGTATGA